The following coding sequences lie in one Syngnathoides biaculeatus isolate LvHL_M chromosome 16, ASM1980259v1, whole genome shotgun sequence genomic window:
- the csf2rb gene encoding cytokine receptor common subunit beta, with protein MRAAKKKKKKTQACEAAQRRSEGCKCCQYTHFPERTQAQDGSGTGLHPGTMPFFWMLLWLLTNPWTLLSHPDGCGVQEADSSRRDVLMELLQCHNDYESYVYCTWSEGPHVRPPLQLRFYTGGSSERCENFDDEVQKADQNRTVRCRYKTPSFSIGIQHTVFFVKDDTSCSPAPHKPLKLTEVRARAPADLSKFDDGDERLWLKWSSPYPTSSSLNKSLRYQVGYKAERQDTWTIMNTTSTEVKLETRLLLPGHMYEARVRARAAVGHWSHWSPLVTWRSKEDSGHIPVLNCVLDGEDKFMCSWEVSEDLDHIITYQLACGHNRTAPSESCCVNSTVTFDPRRPLVHYSCSLSVAKTAQLLLQLRPTRKAKTFRASKHIRPRPPHQVAVREKGNNWMVKWTEPSTASKIRLYYQVRYYETRDEQGSSRLLNVAEGSTSVNILGMSLSPFQHHRVQVRSVVIPGEGSLYEGSPSEWSKPAEWTSRAVSWPFTARVYSSISATVVIIVFMALLYCTISSCQRKIVIWVKTVPSPGKSKTLSEIKSATSWALMENENTYVSNVQQLYNLPTCVSPSPSLWPTEGAENKDLEQDRQDCKSNSLPPSPEKVNGCNLPVHFSGPYILCQPLDSKSMCEETKKNEVTSSEAPPFVVVAHKVEGYVCLPSGSVATSTSLWDAGENTQKHEQDHPSADKAAPSDKVLDIGPDGSDPPPAYGSESAWPAIRASGYCLLPPPS; from the exons ATGcgcgctgcaaaaaaaaaaaaaaaaaaaactcaagcatGCGAGGCCGCCCAAAGGAGAAGTGAGGGCTGTAAATG CTGTCAGTACACACATTTTCCTGAGCGCACCCAAGCCCAAGACGGGAGCGGAACCGGCCTTCACCCGGGAACGATGCCTTTTTTCTGGATGCTGCTCTGGTTGCTAACCAACCCTTGGACTCTCCTCTCTCATCCGGACGGATGTGGCGTTCAGGAGGCTGACAGCTCACGCCGAGACG TATTAATGGAGTTATTACAATGTCATAATGACTATGAATCCTACGTCTACTGCACATGGAGCGAGGGACCACACGTACGTCCCCCACTGCAGCTCCGGTTCTACACGGGAGGTAGCAG TGAGCGATGCGAGAACTTTGACGACGAGGTCCAAAAGGCAGATCAGAACAGGACTGTCCGGTGTAGATATAAAACGCCTTCCTTTTCCATTGGCATCCAACATACGGTCTTCTTTGTCAAGGACGACACAAGTTGCTCACCAGCCCCACACAAGCCCTTGAAGCTGACTGAAG TGCGAGCACGCGCACCTGCGGATTTGTCAAAGTTTGACGACGGTGATGAACGTCTGTGGCTAAAATGGTCCAGCCCTTATCCCACGTCCTCTTCCCTGAACAAAAGCCTCAGGTACCAAGTCGGCTACAAGGCGGAAAGGCAGGACACGTGGACA ATTATGAACACGACGAGCACAGAAGTCAAACTGGAGACGCGACTGCTGCTCCCGGGTCACATGTATGAGGCCAGGGTGAGGGCCCGGGCCGCCGTGGGCCACTGGAGTCACTGGAGCCCCCTGGTGACCTGGAGGAGTAAAGAAG ACAGCGGGCACATTCCCGTCTTGAATTGTGTGCTGGACGGAGAGGACAAATTCATGTGTAGCTGGGAGGTGAGCGAAGACCTGGATCACATAATTACCTACCAGCTGGCCTGTGGACACAACCGCACAGCGCC GTCTGAGAGCTGCTGCGTGAACTCCACCGTCACCTTTGACCCCAGGAGGCCACTAGTACACTACAGCTGCTCGCTGAGTGTCGCGAAAACCGCGCAACTGCTGCTGCAGCTGCGACCGACTCGCAAGGCAAAGACGTTCAGGGCCAGCAAGCACA TTCGTCCCAGGCCACCACACCAGGTGGCAGTGAGAGAAAAAGGCAACAACTGGATGGTGAAATGGACCGAACCCAGCACAGCCTCAAAAATCCGACTATATTATCAAGTGCGCTATTACGAGACACGGGATGAG CAGGGCTCCTCTCGGCTGCTGAATGTCGCAGAAGGCTCCACGTCAGTGAACATCCTGGGGATGTCCCTGAGCCCGTTCCAGCACCACCGGGTCCAAGTCAGGTCTGTAGTCATCCCCGGAGAGGGTTCACTCTATGAAGGAAGTCCATCCGAATGGAGCAAGCCGGCGGAGTGGACCTCACGTGCAG TCTCGTGGCCCTTCACCGCCAGAGTGTATTCCTCGATCAGTGCGACTGTCGTCATAATCGTCTTCATGGCGTTACTCTACTGCACCATCTCATCTTGTCAGAG GAAAATAGTAATATGGGTGAAGACTGTTCCTTCTCCTGGCAAAAGCAAAACCCTGTCAGAGATCAAG TCTGCCACCTCCTGGGCCTTGATGGAGAACGAGAACACTTACGTCAGCAATGTGCAGCAATTGTACAACTTGCCTACATG CGTCTCCCCCAGCCCCTCGCTGTGGCCAACTGAGGGTGCTGAAAATAAAGATTTGGAGCAGGACCGACAGGACTGCAAGTCTAATAGTTTGCCCCCCTCTCCTGAGAAGGTTAATGGCTGTAACCTCCCAGTGCACTTCAGCGGCCCATATATCCTCTGCCAG CCATTAGACTCCAAGAGCATGTGTGAAGAGACAAAGAAGAACGAAGTAACTTCATCAGAGGCTCCTCCCTTCGTGGTGGTCGCACACAAGGTAGAAGGTTACGTGTGCCTCCCCAGTGGCAGTGTCGCCACTTCCACGTCGCTCTGGGACGCCGGTGAAAACACGCAAAAGCATGAGCAGGACCACCCGAGCGCAGATAAAGCAGCGCCGTCTGATAAGGTGCTCGACATCGGCCCCGACGGCAGTGACCCGCCTCCGGCGTACGGCTCAGAGTCGGCCTGGCCCGCCATAAGGGCCTCAGGGTACTGTCTTCTGCCACCTCCTTCTTAA